A portion of the Cryptomeria japonica chromosome 5, Sugi_1.0, whole genome shotgun sequence genome contains these proteins:
- the LOC131062425 gene encoding 2-methylene-furan-3-one reductase, whose amino-acid sequence MDMQKAWFYNEYGPAEVLQCGEYPVPELGANQVLVRIRAAALNPLDFIRRNGLLKDFDSNLPAVPGCDMAGVIVDQGDDVTKFSKGDEVYGSIQNYTSGRPKLCGTLAQYTAVEDSLIALKPGNMSFEEAASFPLALQTAQAAFDRINFQKGQTVVIIGGDGEVGSLAIQLAKYVYGASNIATTTSTPNINFVKRLGAHMVIDYTKESYEKIAENFDFVFDTIGDSHNSYVLAKDEGIIIDIAKGSPIPSGPFFFLNTNGNNLERLRGYIECEKLKPVIDPAGPHAFSNVVEAFKHLESGRTRGKVVISPID is encoded by the exons ATGGACATGCAGAAAGCTTGGTTTTATAATGAATATGGACCAGCAGAAGTGTTGCAGTGTGGTGAGTACCCTGTTCCTGAACTGGGTGCTAATCAGGTTCTTGTCAGAATCAGAGCTGCTGCACTGAATCCTTTAGACTTCATAAGGCGAAATGGGTTGCTCAAAGactttgattcaaacttgcct GCTGTCCCAGGTTGTGATATGGCAGGAGTTATTGTTGATCAAGGAGATGATGTCACAAAGTTTAGCAAGGGAGATGAAGTTTATGGCAGCATCCAGAACTATACATCTGGTAGACCAAAACTGTGTGGGACTTTGGCACAATACACAGCGGTGGAAGACAGTCTTATTGCTTTGAAGCCAGGGAACATGTCTTTCGAAGAAGCAGCTAGCTTCCCTTTAGCTCTCCAAACTGCCCAAGCAGCTTTTGATAGAATAAATTTTCAAAAAGGTCAGACTGTAGTTATTATAGGTGGAGATGGTGAAGTGGGTAGTCTGGCCATCCAG CTTGCCAAGTATGTATATGGAGCTTCCAATATAGCAACAACTACAAGCACTCCTAATATAAACTTTGTAAAAAGGTTAGGAGCTCATATGGTGATTGATTATACCAAGGAGAGCTACGAGAAAATAGCAGAGAACTTTGACTTCGTTTTTGACACCATTG GAGACTCTCACAATTCTTATGTGCTTGCAAAAGATGAAGGAATAATTATTGATATTGCAAAAGGGTCACCTATTCCTTCAGGACCCTTCTTTTTCCTCAATACCAACGGGAACAACTTGGAAAGGCTAAGAGGTTACATTGAGTGCGAGAAGTTAAAGCCTGTCATCGATCCAGCAGGCCCACATGCATTTTCAAATGTTGTGGAGGCCTTCAAGCATCTTGAAAGTGGAAGAACAAGAGGGAAAGTTGTCATTTCTCCCATTGATTGA